A single Candidatus Sulfotelmatobacter sp. DNA region contains:
- a CDS encoding aminotransferase class I/II-fold pyridoxal phosphate-dependent enzyme yields the protein MRELVSERSTRFTESVIREMTRLCHQHSGVNLAQGFPDFAAPEALKQAAAAALHADVNQYAITWGAKRLRDALVAKTERFTGLRYEPETEVTICCGATECMASTMLALVNPGEEVIVFEPFYENYGPDAILCGASPRFVRLREPDWSFDGDELAKAFSDRTKAIIINTPNNPTGKVFTRPELEFIAALCRKWDVIAITDEIYEHILYDGARHVSLASLEGMRERTVVISGASKTYSVTGWRLGWCLAPPALTGAIRKVHDFLTVGAPAPLQEAAAVALEFPHAYYDELAAGYVKRRDYLVPALEAAGFAVFRPRGAYYVMTDISGFGFPDDVAFARHLVAEIGVAAVPGSSFYADPIAGRQRLRFQFARRRETLEAAVERLSRIKARTLAG from the coding sequence ATGCGCGAACTCGTGTCCGAACGCAGCACGCGCTTCACCGAATCCGTGATCCGCGAGATGACCCGGCTCTGCCACCAGCACTCGGGGGTCAACCTGGCGCAGGGCTTCCCGGATTTCGCGGCGCCCGAGGCGCTCAAGCAGGCGGCGGCCGCGGCCCTTCACGCCGACGTCAATCAGTACGCGATCACCTGGGGGGCCAAGCGTCTGCGCGACGCGCTGGTGGCGAAGACCGAGCGCTTCACCGGGCTCCGCTACGAGCCCGAGACCGAAGTCACCATCTGCTGCGGCGCCACCGAGTGCATGGCCTCGACGATGCTCGCGCTCGTCAACCCGGGCGAAGAGGTGATCGTCTTCGAGCCGTTCTACGAGAACTACGGGCCGGACGCGATTCTGTGCGGCGCGTCCCCTCGCTTCGTGCGCCTGCGCGAGCCGGACTGGAGCTTCGACGGGGACGAGCTGGCGAAGGCGTTCTCCGATCGCACCAAAGCCATCATCATCAACACCCCCAACAACCCGACCGGCAAGGTGTTCACCCGTCCGGAGCTCGAGTTCATCGCCGCGCTCTGCCGGAAGTGGGACGTGATCGCCATCACCGACGAGATCTACGAGCACATCCTCTACGACGGCGCGCGGCACGTGAGCCTGGCGAGCCTGGAGGGGATGCGCGAGCGGACCGTGGTGATCAGCGGGGCGTCCAAGACCTACAGCGTCACCGGCTGGCGGCTCGGCTGGTGCCTGGCCCCGCCGGCATTGACCGGGGCGATCCGCAAGGTTCACGACTTCCTGACCGTCGGCGCCCCCGCGCCGCTTCAGGAGGCGGCCGCGGTCGCGCTAGAATTCCCTCACGCTTACTACGACGAGCTGGCGGCGGGCTACGTGAAGCGCCGGGACTACCTGGTGCCGGCGCTCGAGGCCGCCGGTTTCGCCGTGTTCCGGCCGCGCGGGGCCTACTACGTGATGACCGACATCTCGGGCTTCGGATTCCCGGACGACGTGGCCTTCGCGCGACACCTGGTCGCCGAAATCGGCGTCGCCGCGGTGCCCGGCTCGAGTTTCTATGCCGACCCGATCGCGGGCCGGCAGCGTCTAAGGTTTCAGTTCGCGCGGCGTCGGGAGACCCTCGAAGCCGCGGTCGAGCGGTTGAGCCGCATCAAGGCCCGCACTCTGGCGGGCTAG
- a CDS encoding hydantoinase/oxoprolinase family protein: protein MKPRRTRRPKRAGPVIAAGARAPEWIGVDTGGTFTDFVARVGGLWRALKLPSTPAAPERAVLEGLLRLGAGSGTRIRHGSTVATNTLLERKGARVTFVTTRGFEDLLEIGRQDRPQLYALQPRRVAPLVPAERRIGARERLDPAGRAKLALGPAEARRVARSVRRTRPEAVAVGLLHAYASDRHERRLARALETLGLPVTYSAALCPEFREYERFATTVTNAYLLPRLSGYLEALARGTRAELEIVLSHGGTAPPAEAAREPVRQLLSGPAGGLAAAAVAARDAGFARALTLDVGGTSTDVAYVEGDELPRRRSREVAGFPVLLPMLDVHTVGAGGGSIASVDAGGLPRVGPESAGAAPGPACYGRGGPATVTDALLMLGRIPLRALGGGALPLDREAAARAISRFGRSIARPRREEAASAILSLAEARMAAALRAVSVERGHDPRGAALVAFGGAGGLHACALAEALECEAVVFPAHAGVLSALGALLGGSRRERSRSVLLDARDRSGIARELRRLRGRVLGELLRPDRPSARVSEWAEVRYRGQSHELTLPVTGDLVERFHRAHQRRFGFAARHQSVEVVTLEVRAAVPARLGAIRSAKGAPAGPASTHAWIGGRAIVVPVHDFERLPRRLRGPCVVLQEGATLWVAPAWSGERHRAGALVLRRGRR, encoded by the coding sequence ATGAAGCCGCGCCGCACGCGCCGCCCGAAGCGCGCGGGGCCGGTGATCGCCGCCGGCGCGCGCGCACCCGAATGGATCGGCGTCGATACCGGCGGCACGTTCACCGATTTCGTTGCGCGAGTGGGCGGCCTGTGGCGCGCGCTCAAGCTGCCCTCCACCCCCGCGGCTCCGGAGCGTGCCGTGCTCGAGGGGCTCCTCCGCCTGGGCGCCGGATCGGGCACCCGCATTCGCCACGGTTCGACCGTGGCGACCAACACGCTGCTCGAGCGAAAGGGCGCGCGCGTCACCTTCGTCACCACCCGGGGATTCGAGGATCTGCTCGAGATCGGCCGCCAGGATCGGCCGCAGCTCTATGCGCTGCAGCCGCGCCGGGTCGCGCCGCTGGTCCCGGCCGAGCGCCGGATCGGCGCGCGTGAGCGCCTCGACCCCGCGGGCCGCGCGAAGCTCGCCCTCGGCCCGGCCGAGGCGCGGCGGGTGGCGCGAAGCGTGCGCCGGACGCGCCCCGAGGCGGTGGCGGTCGGGCTGCTCCACGCCTACGCCAGCGACCGGCACGAGCGGCGTCTCGCGCGCGCGCTCGAAACGCTCGGCCTGCCGGTGACGTATTCGGCGGCGCTCTGCCCCGAATTCCGCGAGTACGAGCGGTTCGCCACCACCGTCACCAACGCCTATCTGCTGCCGCGACTGTCGGGATACCTCGAGGCGCTGGCCCGCGGGACGCGGGCCGAGCTGGAGATCGTGCTCTCGCACGGCGGCACCGCGCCGCCGGCGGAGGCCGCGCGCGAACCGGTGCGGCAACTGCTCTCGGGACCGGCCGGCGGGCTCGCGGCGGCCGCGGTCGCGGCGCGGGACGCCGGCTTCGCGCGCGCGCTCACGCTCGACGTGGGAGGCACCTCCACCGACGTTGCCTATGTCGAGGGCGACGAGTTGCCGCGGCGGCGCTCGCGCGAGGTGGCTGGCTTCCCGGTGTTGCTGCCCATGCTCGACGTGCACACCGTGGGAGCGGGCGGCGGATCGATCGCGTCGGTGGACGCCGGTGGCCTGCCACGCGTCGGCCCGGAGAGCGCCGGCGCCGCCCCGGGCCCGGCGTGCTACGGGCGCGGCGGGCCGGCGACGGTCACCGACGCGCTGCTGATGCTGGGACGGATTCCGCTCCGCGCGCTCGGCGGCGGGGCGCTGCCGCTCGATCGCGAGGCCGCCGCTCGCGCGATCTCGCGATTCGGTCGAAGCATCGCGCGACCGCGTCGCGAGGAGGCGGCCTCGGCGATCCTCTCGCTCGCCGAAGCGCGCATGGCGGCGGCGCTCCGCGCGGTCTCGGTGGAGCGCGGGCACGATCCGCGCGGCGCGGCGCTGGTGGCCTTCGGCGGCGCGGGCGGACTCCATGCCTGCGCGCTGGCCGAGGCGCTCGAATGCGAGGCGGTGGTGTTCCCCGCGCACGCCGGCGTGCTCTCGGCGCTCGGCGCGCTGCTCGGCGGCTCGCGACGCGAGCGGAGCCGCAGCGTGCTGCTCGATGCGCGCGACCGTTCCGGGATCGCGCGCGAACTGCGGCGACTGCGCGGGCGGGTGCTCGGCGAGCTGCTGCGTCCCGATCGGCCGAGCGCGCGGGTCAGCGAATGGGCCGAAGTGCGGTATCGCGGCCAGTCGCACGAACTGACCCTGCCGGTCACCGGCGACCTGGTCGAGCGCTTTCATCGCGCGCACCAGCGGCGGTTTGGTTTCGCGGCGCGGCATCAGAGCGTCGAGGTGGTGACGCTCGAGGTGCGCGCGGCGGTGCCGGCGCGGCTCGGCGCGATTCGAAGCGCGAAGGGCGCGCCCGCGGGGCCGGCGAGCACGCATGCCTGGATCGGCGGCCGGGCGATCGTCGTGCCGGTGCACGATTTCGAGCGGCTTCCCCGGCGGCTGCGGGGGCCCTGCGTGGTGCTGCAGGAGGGTGCGACGCTGTGGGTGGCGCCGGCCTGGAGCGGCGAGCGACACCGGGCGGGCGCGCTGGTGCTGAGGCGAGGACGCCGATGA
- a CDS encoding hydantoinase B/oxoprolinase family protein, producing MRHDPVSLALDAALFAACADEMGLVLQRSAHSPNIKERLDFSCAVFDGAGRLVAQAAHIPVHLGSMPTAARAALALEGLGEGDTVVLNDPYAGGTHLPDITLVSPVFLGGTRPEFVVASRAHHADVGGAAPGSMPLAREIYEEGLRIPPLRLERGGRRVEEVWRLLLANVRTPHERAADLAAQLGAQRAGARRLAAFAAARGRTGVVRAAAAVMDHGERAAGAALARLPRGTFRFEDALDDDGLGNGPIRIALALRLDGSTARFDYRGSAPQTRGPVNAVLPVTLAASTYALRCAIGGELPVNDGLFRRIALDAPPGSVVNARLPAAVSAGNVETSQRIVDVALGAFARALPDRMPAASSGTMNNLLIGGFDPRRGVPFAYYETLGGGHGGGPAGPGESAMQAHMTNTRNTPVEALEHEYPFEVEWTRIRRRSGGAGRFAGGDGIHRAIRVRVPARVTVISERRVRGPYGLAGGQRGAPGENQLFDPAQPRRPRRMPGKFQIDVPAGAVLAVASPGGGGFGRPRSIRRRKRAK from the coding sequence ATGAGGCACGATCCGGTTTCGCTCGCCCTCGACGCCGCGCTGTTCGCCGCCTGCGCGGACGAAATGGGGCTGGTGCTCCAGCGCTCGGCGCACTCTCCCAACATCAAGGAGCGGCTCGATTTCTCGTGCGCGGTGTTCGACGGCGCGGGCCGGCTGGTGGCCCAGGCCGCTCACATTCCCGTCCATCTCGGCAGCATGCCGACCGCGGCGCGCGCGGCGCTGGCGCTCGAGGGGCTTGGCGAGGGCGACACCGTGGTGCTCAACGATCCCTACGCCGGCGGCACGCACCTTCCGGACATCACGCTGGTGAGCCCGGTATTCCTCGGCGGGACTCGCCCCGAGTTCGTGGTGGCGAGCCGCGCGCATCACGCCGACGTGGGCGGCGCGGCGCCCGGGTCGATGCCGCTCGCGCGCGAGATCTACGAGGAAGGCCTCAGGATTCCGCCGCTGCGGCTCGAGCGCGGCGGCCGGCGGGTCGAGGAGGTATGGCGCCTGCTGCTCGCCAACGTGCGCACGCCGCATGAGCGCGCCGCCGATCTCGCTGCGCAACTCGGGGCGCAGCGCGCCGGAGCGCGGCGGCTCGCGGCCTTCGCCGCCGCGCGCGGCCGTACCGGCGTGGTGCGCGCCGCCGCCGCGGTGATGGATCACGGCGAGCGCGCCGCCGGGGCGGCGCTCGCGCGCCTGCCGCGCGGAACCTTCCGCTTCGAGGATGCGCTCGACGACGACGGGCTCGGGAATGGTCCGATCCGCATCGCGCTCGCACTGCGCCTCGACGGCTCGACGGCGCGCTTCGATTACCGCGGCTCGGCGCCGCAGACGCGGGGACCGGTCAACGCCGTGCTCCCGGTGACGCTGGCCGCCTCGACCTACGCGCTGCGTTGCGCGATCGGCGGCGAGCTCCCGGTGAACGACGGCCTGTTCCGCCGGATCGCGCTGGATGCGCCGCCTGGCTCGGTGGTGAACGCGCGACTGCCGGCCGCGGTCAGCGCCGGCAACGTCGAAACCTCGCAGCGCATCGTCGACGTGGCGCTGGGCGCGTTCGCGCGCGCGCTGCCCGACCGGATGCCGGCGGCGAGCAGCGGCACCATGAACAACCTGCTGATCGGCGGCTTCGACCCGCGGCGCGGCGTGCCGTTCGCCTACTACGAGACGCTGGGCGGCGGGCACGGCGGCGGACCGGCCGGACCGGGCGAGAGCGCGATGCAGGCGCACATGACCAACACGCGGAACACCCCGGTGGAAGCTCTCGAGCACGAATATCCGTTCGAGGTGGAGTGGACGCGCATTCGTCGCCGAAGTGGGGGCGCTGGTCGCTTCGCCGGAGGCGATGGGATCCATCGCGCAATCCGAGTGCGGGTTCCGGCGCGCGTCACGGTGATCTCCGAGCGGCGGGTCCGCGGCCCGTACGGCCTAGCCGGCGGCCAGCGGGGAGCGCCGGGCGAGAATCAGCTGTTCGATCCGGCGCAACCGCGCAGGCCGCGTCGAATGCCGGGCAAGTTCCAGATTGACGTTCCGGCGGGCGCGGTGCTAGCGGTGGCGAGTCCTGGGGGCGGAGGCTTCGGCCGGCCGCGTTCGATTCGGCGGAGGAAGCGCGCGAAATGA
- a CDS encoding VTT domain-containing protein: protein MSVDSLWMLCLLLFVDGATFAFATTPLLLEYGKRQPAWTVATFGGLASAAGSTVQLLILRWILHESQPWMRRFAPSREKLDAALARYPSTMFLALFWARLTPLPDAPLKLVAAAIGYPALRYGLAVYLGAIPYYFALALVGRAVKIPGWVLLVAGIALGLGVLVDRLRKRRAPPASPPPA, encoded by the coding sequence GTGTCCGTCGACAGCCTGTGGATGCTGTGCCTCTTGCTGTTCGTGGACGGCGCCACGTTCGCATTCGCCACCACGCCGCTCCTGCTCGAGTACGGCAAGCGACAACCGGCCTGGACGGTGGCGACTTTCGGCGGGCTCGCCAGCGCCGCGGGGAGCACGGTCCAGCTGCTGATCCTGCGCTGGATCCTGCACGAGAGCCAGCCGTGGATGCGGCGCTTCGCCCCGTCCAGGGAAAAGCTCGACGCCGCGCTCGCCCGGTATCCCTCCACGATGTTCCTGGCGTTGTTCTGGGCGCGGCTGACGCCGCTGCCCGACGCGCCGCTCAAGCTGGTGGCGGCCGCGATCGGCTACCCGGCGCTGCGTTACGGTCTGGCCGTCTATCTCGGCGCGATTCCCTACTACTTCGCGCTCGCTCTGGTCGGCCGGGCGGTGAAGATTCCGGGCTGGGTGCTGCTGGTCGCCGGGATCGCGCTCGGGCTCGGGGTGCTGGTGGACCGTCTGCGCAAGCGGCGGGCTCCTCCGGCGTCGCCGCCACCGGCATGA
- a CDS encoding glycoside hydrolase family 3 N-terminal domain-containing protein: protein MDGQRGIARRMVIGLPEGGLSPGWERDFSAFPPAGVIVFRRDFRDLDDLRRLTTRLRGLARPRRLLIGIDEEGGWVSQLDGHLLVPPNAALLARGARDGDIAEVHAVTARRLRALGVDWDFAPVADVHSQPRNPVIGARAFGSGPEDVARAVGEALRGFREGGLASCLKHFPGHGDTEVDSHLALPFCRADLATLEARELAPFRAHLEADAVMTAHVVYPALDAESPGTFSPAVVTRLLRERLGFQGVCITDALEMKGASQNHTPAEAGRLALGAGCDLLLFAFHDEGVRRARLELADALVDGAIDRAGFDAARPRLARFDAAHPEPGAEELSRPLESLTPPDWRERLEGVIERGLIVRGALRDPARSLPWRVREPEFARGPTLRELLSEAREPITTDAGAPAIELIAVASRVPVAPAEIERFRATARAGPAVIVGLQNDAFLDEASEAAVRLSASDATELTRRVVVRRLMSLRRSS from the coding sequence ATGGACGGTCAGCGCGGCATCGCGCGCCGCATGGTGATCGGCCTGCCGGAAGGCGGCCTCTCCCCGGGATGGGAGCGAGACTTCTCGGCATTCCCTCCCGCGGGCGTGATCGTGTTCCGCCGCGACTTCCGCGACCTCGACGACCTGCGCCGGCTCACCACACGATTGCGCGGATTGGCCCGACCGCGCCGGCTGCTGATCGGCATCGACGAAGAAGGCGGCTGGGTCTCGCAGCTCGACGGTCATCTGCTCGTGCCTCCCAACGCCGCCCTCCTCGCCCGCGGCGCGAGGGATGGTGATATCGCCGAGGTTCACGCCGTCACCGCCCGCCGATTACGCGCCCTGGGAGTGGATTGGGACTTCGCGCCGGTCGCCGACGTACACTCCCAGCCGCGCAATCCCGTGATCGGCGCGCGGGCGTTCGGCTCGGGGCCCGAGGACGTCGCCCGGGCGGTGGGCGAGGCGCTCCGGGGATTCCGCGAAGGCGGCCTCGCCTCCTGTCTGAAGCATTTCCCCGGCCACGGCGACACCGAGGTGGATTCCCACCTGGCGCTCCCCTTCTGCCGCGCCGACCTCGCCACCCTCGAGGCGCGCGAGCTGGCGCCGTTCCGGGCCCACCTCGAAGCCGACGCCGTCATGACCGCCCACGTCGTCTATCCGGCGCTCGACGCCGAGTCCCCCGGCACCTTCTCGCCGGCCGTGGTCACCCGGCTGCTGCGCGAGCGGCTCGGCTTTCAGGGGGTGTGCATCACCGATGCGCTGGAGATGAAGGGTGCGTCACAGAACCACACGCCCGCCGAGGCCGGGCGACTGGCGCTCGGCGCCGGCTGCGATCTGTTGCTGTTCGCGTTCCACGACGAGGGCGTACGGCGCGCGCGACTCGAGCTCGCCGACGCGCTGGTGGACGGCGCCATCGACCGCGCCGGCTTCGACGCGGCCCGGCCACGGTTGGCGCGCTTCGACGCCGCGCATCCGGAACCCGGCGCCGAGGAGCTCTCCCGGCCACTCGAATCGCTGACGCCGCCCGACTGGAGGGAACGGCTCGAGGGCGTGATCGAGCGCGGATTGATCGTCCGCGGCGCCTTGCGCGACCCGGCACGTTCGCTGCCGTGGCGCGTCCGCGAGCCCGAGTTCGCGCGCGGGCCGACGCTGCGCGAGCTGTTGAGCGAAGCCCGCGAACCGATCACCACGGACGCAGGCGCGCCGGCGATCGAATTGATCGCGGTGGCGAGCCGGGTGCCGGTCGCGCCCGCCGAGATCGAGCGGTTCCGCGCCACCGCGCGCGCCGGACCGGCGGTGATCGTCGGGCTTCAGAACGACGCGTTCCTCGACGAGGCGAGCGAGGCCGCGGTGCGCCTCTCGGCCAGCGACGCGACCGAGCTGACGCGGCGCGTCGTGGTGCGCCGATTGATGAGCTTGCGTCGCTCGAGCTGA
- a CDS encoding polymer-forming cytoskeletal protein: MRARATQVLLGVTCLLGAAAAAFEGSAQMRAASLDRLTRALVAVQEWVASPARADEMKFTPLPPESSSSLEHSGRRASRGHASSGEAAPVPPTAPAPPTPPSPPTVIVGKSGDIMRVGSDIEIGRDEVVTGDVLAVGGDLRVQGHVEGNAVSVGGDIYLDSTARVDGDVVCMGGELHEDPGAVVSGKRVVGLGRNRERILSAPLRHRTFDVDVERGNRVARSLAWLLIWLLLGWVVVKITPGRTQAAVDSFRQSGGGAFLVGWLAVVLLIPGLIAVALLTALLCITIIGIPLGIALLFAYFLLVAVFGVWGGVVGAAVLGERLAVRQGQMHPTLMRATMIGVLSLGGALFVASVMKAIHFIPLFSGFGQLFHVLLIVFTILVGVTGWGALLRSEFTTGPIARWWHGRRGPAVGPGPGSPAPAPPGPYAPPPGPAGTVVTTLDTAPPPPPPPPSPPESFMPPRPPREPEPPAPAI; the protein is encoded by the coding sequence ATGAGAGCACGCGCCACGCAAGTCCTGCTGGGCGTCACCTGCCTGTTGGGGGCCGCTGCGGCGGCCTTCGAGGGTTCGGCCCAGATGCGGGCGGCGTCCCTCGACCGGCTGACCCGGGCCCTGGTCGCGGTTCAGGAGTGGGTTGCCTCTCCGGCCCGGGCCGACGAGATGAAGTTCACGCCGCTGCCCCCCGAGAGTTCCTCTTCGCTCGAGCACTCCGGCCGCCGCGCGAGCCGCGGACACGCTTCGAGCGGCGAGGCCGCACCGGTGCCGCCGACTGCGCCGGCTCCGCCGACTCCTCCCAGCCCGCCCACCGTCATCGTCGGAAAGTCCGGCGACATCATGCGGGTGGGCTCCGACATCGAGATCGGGCGCGATGAGGTGGTCACCGGCGACGTGCTGGCGGTGGGCGGCGATCTTCGCGTGCAGGGACATGTCGAGGGCAACGCGGTGTCGGTGGGGGGAGACATCTATCTCGACTCCACCGCGCGCGTGGACGGCGACGTCGTCTGCATGGGCGGCGAGCTGCACGAGGACCCGGGCGCGGTGGTGAGCGGCAAGCGCGTGGTCGGGCTCGGCCGCAATCGCGAGCGCATTCTCTCCGCGCCCCTGCGGCATCGCACTTTCGACGTGGACGTCGAGCGCGGCAATCGCGTCGCCCGTTCGCTGGCGTGGCTGCTGATCTGGCTGCTGCTGGGCTGGGTCGTGGTCAAGATCACGCCGGGGCGCACTCAGGCGGCGGTGGATTCGTTCCGGCAGTCGGGCGGAGGCGCGTTCCTGGTGGGCTGGCTGGCGGTCGTGCTGCTGATCCCGGGTCTGATCGCGGTAGCGCTGCTGACGGCGCTGCTCTGCATCACCATCATCGGCATCCCGCTCGGCATCGCGCTGCTGTTCGCCTACTTCCTGCTGGTCGCCGTGTTCGGCGTCTGGGGCGGAGTGGTGGGTGCCGCGGTGCTCGGCGAGCGCCTGGCGGTGCGACAGGGGCAGATGCATCCGACGCTGATGCGCGCGACCATGATCGGCGTCCTCTCGCTCGGCGGCGCCCTGTTCGTCGCCTCGGTCATGAAGGCGATCCATTTCATCCCGCTGTTCTCGGGATTCGGGCAGCTGTTCCACGTACTGCTGATCGTCTTCACCATTCTGGTGGGCGTCACGGGCTGGGGCGCGCTGCTTCGCTCCGAATTCACGACCGGCCCGATCGCCCGCTGGTGGCATGGCCGCCGCGGCCCCGCGGTCGGTCCAGGGCCCGGCTCGCCGGCGCCCGCGCCCCCCGGTCCCTACGCGCCTCCACCCGGTCCGGCCGGCACGGTGGTGACGACGCTCGATACGGCGCCGCCGCCACCCCCGCCGCCGCCATCGCCGCCTGAATCCTTCATGCCTCCCCGGCCGCCGCGCGAGCCGGAGCCGCCGGCTCCCGCGATCTAG
- a CDS encoding DUF4097 family beta strand repeat-containing protein → MLLLASAPSAALAGDLREQSSLDVGTAGLTAVRVLNARGQVVLSPSNDGRLHLTALKLVRGNSKSEMARLADQMRVDTRTDNGQFVVEVHYPSSQSIRIGFWDLFSDFEIPSAEIRLGLEVPASLEVQVRCASGDISSRELGSRQTLESTSGDIQVDAPGAAVALTSTSGDVTGDDLRASKIRTVSGDVQIRGIRGPLDAHSTSGDISVRDAADSILIGTVSGDVDVNQAPRGLEVGTTTGHVVADRVASRATVAASSGDVELTLAAPLSRAQVTTSSGDIHVALGPGVGGQIELRTSNGSLETRAEIQAGSLSRRVITGRVGQGSAVIQLRSASGDIHLSTGGRES, encoded by the coding sequence ATGCTGCTGTTGGCGAGCGCCCCGAGCGCGGCGCTGGCCGGCGATCTGCGCGAGCAGAGTTCGCTGGACGTTGGCACCGCCGGGCTGACCGCGGTCCGAGTCCTCAATGCGCGCGGTCAGGTGGTGCTCTCGCCGAGCAACGACGGGCGGCTCCATCTCACCGCCCTGAAGCTGGTTCGCGGCAATTCGAAGTCCGAAATGGCGCGCCTGGCGGACCAGATGCGGGTGGACACCCGCACGGACAACGGTCAGTTCGTGGTCGAAGTCCACTATCCTTCGTCCCAATCGATTCGAATCGGTTTCTGGGACCTGTTCTCCGACTTCGAGATTCCGAGCGCGGAGATTCGCCTCGGGCTGGAGGTGCCGGCGAGCCTCGAGGTACAGGTGCGCTGCGCGAGCGGCGACATCTCCTCGCGAGAACTCGGGAGCCGGCAGACGCTCGAGAGCACCAGCGGGGACATCCAGGTGGATGCTCCGGGCGCCGCCGTGGCCCTCACCAGCACCAGTGGCGACGTCACCGGCGATGATCTGAGAGCGTCGAAGATTCGCACCGTGAGCGGCGACGTCCAGATCCGCGGCATTCGCGGGCCGCTCGATGCGCATTCGACCAGCGGCGACATCTCGGTGCGTGACGCCGCTGACTCGATCCTGATCGGCACCGTGAGCGGCGACGTCGACGTGAACCAGGCGCCGCGAGGCCTCGAGGTCGGCACCACCACCGGACACGTGGTGGCGGATCGCGTAGCCTCTCGCGCCACGGTCGCGGCCTCGAGCGGCGACGTCGAGCTCACCCTGGCCGCGCCGCTCTCGCGGGCCCAGGTCACGACCAGCAGCGGCGACATCCACGTGGCGCTGGGTCCGGGGGTCGGCGGTCAGATCGAGCTTCGCACCTCGAACGGCTCGCTCGAGACGCGCGCCGAAATCCAGGCCGGGTCGCTCTCGCGCCGCGTCATCACCGGACGCGTCGGGCAGGGCTCGGCCGTCATTCAGCTTCGCAGCGCTTCAGGCGATATCCATCTCTCCACGGGAGGCCGAGAATCATGA